A region of uncultured Anaeromusa sp. DNA encodes the following proteins:
- a CDS encoding PocR ligand-binding domain-containing protein: MEHTLRDVVDLELLQQIQDRFALAMGMASITVDHEGPVTKPSNFTDFCMEKTRNTTEGAKRCNECDIKGGQEAARTGKPAIYYCHGGLMDFAAPIVVEGKQLGSMLGGQVLPKAPDEEKFRRIAVELGIEPEEYLTALRKIRIVPEESIRAAADLLYIVANALSRMGYQRLKTMKSTQYFLDVSGNMGARIADVSERVEDVTEHVSSLVQNSQSLLGSTAETTQKVKDTDEILRFIRNVADQTKLLGLNAAIEAARAGEMGRGFAVVAQEVRNLAGVSVDSAQKIEGILQNIQKGMQEIEKEISNTGAIVERHQEFMRTISVAVQDLDGMARSVKAAADEMKQQL; encoded by the coding sequence ATGGAACATACGTTACGCGATGTCGTCGATCTAGAACTGTTGCAGCAGATACAAGACCGTTTTGCGCTGGCCATGGGGATGGCCAGCATTACTGTAGATCATGAGGGCCCAGTGACTAAGCCGAGCAATTTTACTGATTTTTGCATGGAAAAGACCCGGAATACAACCGAAGGCGCTAAGCGCTGTAATGAATGCGATATCAAAGGCGGTCAAGAAGCCGCCCGTACGGGAAAGCCGGCTATTTATTATTGTCATGGAGGGTTGATGGATTTTGCCGCTCCCATTGTTGTGGAAGGAAAACAGCTTGGTTCCATGCTGGGAGGTCAGGTGCTGCCGAAGGCTCCGGATGAAGAGAAATTTCGTCGGATTGCGGTGGAGCTGGGTATTGAACCAGAAGAATACCTAACGGCTTTACGGAAAATCCGCATTGTACCGGAAGAAAGCATACGAGCGGCTGCGGATTTGCTCTATATAGTGGCAAATGCGCTATCTCGCATGGGATACCAGCGGTTGAAGACAATGAAGAGTACGCAGTATTTTCTGGATGTGTCCGGAAATATGGGGGCTCGTATTGCAGACGTTTCAGAGCGTGTGGAGGACGTAACCGAGCATGTTTCCTCGCTCGTTCAAAACTCTCAGTCTTTGTTGGGATCTACTGCAGAAACGACGCAGAAGGTAAAGGATACTGATGAAATCTTGCGCTTTATACGGAATGTAGCCGATCAAACCAAGCTATTGGGACTGAACGCTGCCATTGAAGCGGCGCGGGCCGGCGAAATGGGTCGCGGTTTTGCGGTTGTGGCGCAAGAAGTGCGGAATTTGGCAGGGGTCAGCGTGGATTCTGCGCAAAAAATAGAAGGTATTTTGCAGAACATACAAAAAGGCATGCAGGAAATCGAAAAAGAAATTTCCAATACCGGAGCGATTGTCGAACGTCATCAAGAGTTTATGCGGACTATTTCCGTTGCTGTTCAAGATTTGGATGGCATGGCGCGCAGCGTAAAAGCGGCCGCTGATGAGATGAAACAACAATTGTAG
- the fucO gene encoding lactaldehyde reductase gives MVKRMVLNETSYFGAGAIEVIPEEMTRRGFSRVFVVTDKDLVAAGVVAQVTAVLEKASVPFSLYDEVKQNPTVANVNGGVAAFKASGADCIVAIGGGSPIDTAKGIGIVVNNPEFADVCSLEGCAATKAKSVPVIAVPTTAGTAAEVTINYVITDEKNVKKMVCVDPNDIPVMAVVDPQLMTSMPKGLTAATGMDALTHAIEGYITQGAWDMSDMFALQSISLIAKHLPTAVAQPTDIEARSGMALAQYVAGMGFSNVGLGIVHSMAHPLGALYDTPHGVANALLLPYVMEYNAPASGEKYKEIARAMGVQGVDSMEQDAYRKAAVAAVVALSKKIRIPQKLQDIGVQEEDLSKLAAAAFADVCTPGNPRETNEKEILALYQKAYS, from the coding sequence ATGGTTAAACGTATGGTTCTCAATGAAACATCCTATTTTGGCGCAGGCGCCATTGAAGTGATTCCAGAAGAAATGACGCGTCGTGGTTTTTCTAGAGTCTTTGTAGTGACTGATAAGGATTTGGTAGCTGCTGGCGTAGTAGCCCAGGTTACAGCGGTTTTAGAAAAGGCGTCGGTTCCTTTTTCACTCTATGATGAAGTAAAGCAGAATCCGACGGTGGCTAATGTTAATGGCGGCGTGGCTGCTTTTAAAGCGTCTGGCGCCGACTGCATTGTGGCCATTGGCGGCGGCTCGCCGATTGATACGGCCAAAGGCATTGGCATTGTGGTGAACAATCCTGAGTTTGCTGATGTATGCTCCTTGGAAGGCTGTGCGGCGACAAAAGCCAAAAGCGTGCCGGTTATTGCGGTACCGACGACAGCGGGAACTGCGGCGGAAGTTACCATTAACTACGTCATTACTGATGAAAAAAACGTCAAAAAAATGGTTTGTGTGGACCCTAACGACATTCCTGTTATGGCCGTAGTAGATCCGCAGCTCATGACTTCTATGCCAAAAGGGCTGACAGCGGCTACCGGTATGGATGCGTTGACCCATGCGATTGAAGGGTATATTACGCAGGGTGCTTGGGATATGAGCGATATGTTCGCGTTGCAGTCGATTAGTTTGATTGCAAAACATCTGCCTACAGCCGTCGCACAGCCTACTGATATAGAAGCCAGAAGCGGTATGGCATTGGCTCAGTATGTAGCAGGAATGGGCTTCTCTAATGTGGGCTTGGGCATTGTCCATTCTATGGCGCACCCTCTGGGAGCGCTCTATGACACACCCCATGGCGTTGCCAATGCCTTGTTGCTACCCTATGTTATGGAATACAACGCTCCGGCATCTGGAGAAAAATACAAAGAGATTGCCCGCGCTATGGGGGTTCAAGGCGTTGACTCTATGGAACAAGACGCTTACCGTAAAGCAGCGGTGGCTGCGGTAGTGGCCTTGTCTAAGAAAATCCGCATTCCTCAGAAATTGCAAGATATTGGCGTGCAAGAAGAGGATCTGTCCAAGCTAGCCGCTGCCGCCTTCGCCGATGTCTGCACGCCGGGAAATCCTCGCGAAACCAATGAAAAAGAAATTCTTGCTTTGTATCAGAAGGCATATTCCTAG